In Nostoc sp. CENA543, a single genomic region encodes these proteins:
- the tig gene encoding trigger factor — MKVTQEKLPASQIGLEIEITPESTQQTYEQVIKNLAKTVNIPGFRKGKAPRHILLQQLGSTRIKAAALEELIQDGIEKAVKQESIAAIGQPRLRSSFDDLINNYEPGKPLTFMATVDVEPEVNLTQYTGLSVQAEEIKHDANRVDEVLEQERQQMATLIPVEGRAAQIGDVAVVDFKGVIAKAEDADPAAEPEPIPGGDATDFQVELQEDKFIPGFVSGMIGMNPGETREVSAQFPDPYVNQELAGKPALFTITLKELKEKELPALDDDFAQEVSDFETIEALRASLEERYQKEAEDKTKANKQEALLNEIVKHLEADLPATMIDKEIDTMLTQTAIKLSQQGLDVRKLFTEDIIPQLRERSRPEAIERLKRSLVLQEVAKRESIEVTPEEVQARVTELLAQYPDEDVDEDRLQAVVENEMLSEKIIDWLLEHSTVELVPEGSLASKEEETATTAPETEAETAESTTESEE; from the coding sequence ATGAAAGTTACCCAGGAAAAACTTCCCGCCAGTCAAATTGGGCTGGAGATAGAAATTACACCAGAAAGCACTCAGCAAACCTACGAACAAGTTATTAAAAACTTAGCTAAAACCGTTAATATTCCTGGGTTTCGTAAAGGCAAAGCACCCAGGCACATATTGTTACAGCAATTGGGCAGCACGCGGATTAAAGCAGCAGCCCTAGAAGAACTCATTCAAGATGGGATTGAGAAAGCTGTTAAGCAAGAATCGATTGCGGCTATTGGTCAACCACGGTTACGTTCTTCCTTTGATGATTTAATCAACAACTACGAACCAGGGAAACCCCTGACATTCATGGCCACAGTGGACGTAGAACCAGAAGTGAATTTAACGCAATACACTGGTTTGAGTGTCCAAGCCGAAGAAATCAAGCATGATGCTAATCGAGTAGACGAAGTTCTAGAACAAGAACGTCAACAGATGGCTACATTAATTCCCGTAGAAGGAAGAGCAGCCCAAATTGGGGATGTGGCTGTAGTAGATTTTAAAGGCGTAATTGCTAAAGCCGAAGACGCAGACCCCGCAGCTGAACCAGAACCCATTCCTGGTGGTGACGCGACCGATTTTCAAGTAGAGTTACAAGAAGATAAATTCATTCCTGGCTTTGTTTCAGGAATGATCGGGATGAATCCTGGCGAAACCAGAGAAGTATCGGCGCAATTCCCTGATCCTTACGTGAACCAAGAATTAGCCGGTAAACCTGCATTATTCACCATTACACTCAAAGAACTCAAAGAAAAAGAATTACCCGCCTTAGATGATGACTTCGCCCAAGAAGTCAGCGACTTTGAGACTATAGAAGCATTGCGTGCATCCCTAGAGGAGCGATATCAAAAAGAAGCTGAGGATAAAACCAAAGCGAACAAACAAGAAGCCCTACTAAACGAAATCGTCAAGCATCTAGAGGCAGATTTACCAGCCACGATGATTGACAAAGAAATAGACACCATGCTGACGCAAACAGCAATCAAACTGTCACAGCAAGGGCTAGATGTCAGAAAGTTATTTACCGAAGATATTATCCCTCAATTACGAGAAAGGTCGCGTCCTGAAGCCATTGAACGTCTGAAGCGGTCTTTGGTGCTACAAGAAGTTGCTAAACGCGAATCAATTGAAGTCACCCCAGAAGAAGTGCAAGCTAGAGTTACAGAACTCCTGGCGCAATATCCCGACGAGGACGTTGATGAAGATAGATTGCAAGCCGTCGTCGAGAACGAAATGTTAAGCGAAAAAATTATCGATTGGCTGTTAGAGCATTCTACCGTTGAACTAGTACCAGAAGGTTCACTAGCCAGCAAAGAGGAAGAAACAGCAACAACTGCACCTGAGACTGAGGCAGAAACCGCCGAATCTACCACAGAATCGGAAGAGTAA
- the clpP gene encoding ATP-dependent Clp endopeptidase proteolytic subunit ClpP: protein MLVSQSANYPISSLGQIGGISSHIHGTSNILPTVVEQSGMGERAFDIYSRLLRERIIFLGTPIDDAVANTVVAQLLFLDAEDAEKDIQLYINSPGGSVYAGMAIYDTIQQIRPDVVTICFGLAASMGAFLLAAGTAGKRMSLPDSRIMIHQPLGGAQGQAIDIEIQAREILYIKGMLNQLLTKHTGQPLEKIETDTDRDFFMSAEEAKSYGLIDQVISRQNLPTAGENVTVVK, encoded by the coding sequence ATGCTTGTATCGCAGTCGGCAAACTATCCCATCAGCAGTTTAGGTCAAATCGGCGGAATTTCTTCCCATATCCACGGCACAAGTAACATTTTGCCTACGGTTGTAGAACAATCAGGGATGGGAGAAAGAGCCTTTGACATTTACTCCCGCCTACTGCGAGAGCGAATTATCTTTCTGGGAACCCCTATAGATGATGCGGTAGCTAATACAGTTGTTGCCCAGTTATTGTTTCTAGACGCTGAAGACGCAGAAAAAGACATCCAACTGTACATTAACTCCCCTGGTGGCTCTGTCTACGCAGGAATGGCAATCTATGATACAATTCAGCAGATTCGGCCAGATGTTGTTACTATATGTTTTGGATTAGCCGCCAGCATGGGGGCATTTCTGTTAGCAGCCGGAACTGCTGGTAAACGTATGTCTTTGCCAGATTCCCGCATCATGATCCACCAACCCCTCGGCGGCGCACAAGGTCAAGCGATTGACATCGAAATCCAAGCTAGGGAAATTCTTTACATCAAGGGTATGTTAAATCAGTTATTGACTAAACATACTGGTCAACCCCTAGAGAAAATCGAAACAGATACCGATCGCGACTTCTTCATGTCCGCAGAAGAGGCTAAGAGTTACGGTTTGATTGATCAAGTCATCTCCAGACAAAATCTTCCCACCGCAGGGGAAAATGTCACCGTTGTCAAATAA